One segment of Clarias gariepinus isolate MV-2021 ecotype Netherlands chromosome 6, CGAR_prim_01v2, whole genome shotgun sequence DNA contains the following:
- the unc50 gene encoding protein unc-50 homolog: protein MLPTTAYSPQKQTNGSLNSRDAARHTAGAKRYKYLRRLLHFKQMDFEFAMWQMLYLFTSPQRVYRNFHYRKQTKDQWARDDPAFLVLLSIWLCVSTVGFGLVLDMGFVETLKLLLWVVFIDCIGVGLLISTLMWIVSNKYLMKHPGRDYDVEWGYAFDVHLNAFYPLLVILHFLQLFFINHIVVINSDWFVGYFVGNTLWLIAIGYYVYITFLGYSALPFLKNTVVLLYPFALLAFLYVLSVTLGWNFTKGLCWFYKYRVQ, encoded by the exons atgtTGCCCACCACAGCGTACTCCCCACAGAAACAGACCAACGGCAGCCTGAACTCCCGCGATGCCGCTCGACACACCGCCGGTGCGAAGCGCTACAAGTACCTGCGCCGCCTTCTGCACTTCAAACAGATGGACTTCGAGTTCGCCATGTGGCAGATGCTTTACCTCTTCACCTCGCCGCAGAGAGTTTACCGCAACTTCCACTACCGCAAACAGACCAAGGACCAGTGGGCCCGCGACGACCCCGCCTTCCTGGTGCTGCTCAGCATCTGGCTGTGTG TGTCCACAGTGGGCTTTGGTCTGGTGTTAGATATGGGCTTTGTGGAGACGCTGAAGCTCTTGCTCTGGGTCGTGTTCATCGACTGCATCGGCGTCGGCCTGTTGATCTCCACCCTCATGTG gATCGTCAGTAATAAATACCTGATGAAGCATCCCGGTAGGGATTACGATGTGGAATGGGGATACGCCTTCGACGTGCATCTGAACGCCTTCTACCCTCTGCTGGTCATCTTACACTTCCTCCAGCTGTTCTTCATTAACC ACATCGTGGTGATCAACTCCGACTGGTTCGTGGGATATTTCGTGGGCAACACCTTGTGGCTGATCGCCATCGGGTACTACGTGTACATCACATTCCTCGGTTACAGCG CTCTACCCTTCCTAAAGAACACGGTTGTTCTGCTCTACCCGTTCGCTCTGCTCGCGTTCCTCTACGTTCTCTCCGTCACACTGGGCTGGAACTTCACTAAAGGTCTCTGCTGGTTCTACAAGTACAGAGTGCAGTAG